The following DNA comes from Candidatus Methylomirabilota bacterium.
CATCGATGCTCGAACCCATATGCCTCTTACTCATCCCTCCAACTCCTTTTGGCGTGTACGCGCGATCGGTAGCAGTGTTATGTCGCTGTTAGGCGACTGAGCGTTGCGCTGATCAATCGACTCAGACCTACGCCGGATTGGATTGAAGGCTCTGCGGTGATCATACTGGCCGTACGATTCGGCGAGACGCGTCTCTTTGACAATCATCTGATCACGCCTGCCTGAGGTTGTCCTGCCGGCAAGTCGGCTTTTAACTCTCCGCGATCAGCGAGCTCTTATTGTCACTATGAGTGATCAATGGAAACGCGTCAATCCTAGCGGCACATTTCCCACGTGAACTGCTTACGAACGTCTTACCGCAACGATGTTCAGCCGTCGGCCATGCCTGACCAGCAGTGTTTGCCACGCCCTCATGTCATGGTCGTTTTCGGTGACAAGTGGCAGGCCGGCGGAAGAGGCCGATACGGCGATCAGCACATCAGGCAGATGGTCGCTCGGTTTGATGGCCCCATACCGACCGCTATACCGAGCAAGCAGCAGGCCCGCCAGCGCCCATTCGTCCACTGTAGGGGTCAGAATCCGTTCCTGCAGAGCGAAGGCTTGACGAATTCGGTCGATATCCCGTCCGTCGGTCCCGGAGACTGCGAGTCCCGGCATACAATTCCTGCAGGACAACCGAGGAGAGCCACGCGCGCCCATGTCTCACTTCACGCTCGATGATGTCGTTGTACGCGTGGTATCGGATCCGGGCTACCCGGGTCGAGGAGTCAAAGAGCATGTTGCTGATGACTCATTATCGTGTGTGCTTGCGGGACGAGCGTTGGGGGGTTCGCTCGTAGGCATTGACCCATGTGCCGCGGCGTTGTAAGCCCTTCAGCGCCGCAGCCACCTGTTCCGCAGCAAGGGCGTGATCGATGGCGACGCGGACGGCCTCGGATTCGCTCTTCACGCCTAAGAGCTCTCTGAGCCGCTGAACCTTGTGACGGTTCACCATGAAGTTTTTTCGTTCAATCGTCTCTGTTCTCATGCTAATGCCTCCAGCGCTGTGTGTCACCGATAGCCAGTGTATGACACACGCAGGGTTGCGGTCAACCCCGCCTTTTCGCGACCTCGCAATAATGCCATAAGGCTGAGGTGCGCCCATGGAGATCGAGTGTCGTGCTGCTCGCTAGTCGTTCCGGGGGTGGGCGCAGTCCCTGTACTATTCCCTGCTGCCGGTCTCCGGCTAGGATCGCCATGCTGATCCTGACCAGGAGGACGGGTGAGGCGATCACGATCGGTGACGCGATCGTGATCGGTGTGCTGGAGGTCCGAGGCTCGCAGGTGCGTCTCGGCATTTCGGCGCCCGCCGAGGTCGCGGTCCATCGAGCCGAGATCCACGAACGGATTCGAGAGGCGAACTGTCACGCCGGCTCCGTCGCGCTGTCGCAGGCCGACGCGTTGAGCGAACGCCCCTCCGCGCCATCTTCCCGAAGCGGCCCTCGCCAGATACGCCATCTCCGCTACCCGAAGTGTTTCGTGCGGAGTCTTGAATGTCGGCCGATCATCGCATAGTGCTGGTCCTGATGTAACACAATCGCATGGTGTTCAAGCGCTACGGCCGCGATAAGGAGATCGGCCGTGGGCAGGGTCAGACCCTCTCGGCCAAGGGAGAAGCCGAGTTCATAGACGCGCTCCCATGTAGCCTCGGTGACGGGAAGGACATCGAGGCTTTCCAGCCTGATCTTGAGACTGTCTCGCTCAGCCTCGGTCCTACAGCCCTGCAGGAGTTCCAGAATAACGACGGGGC
Coding sequences within:
- the csrA gene encoding carbon storage regulator — translated: MLILTRRTGEAITIGDAIVIGVLEVRGSQVRLGISAPAEVAVHRAEIHERIREANCHAGSVALSQADALSERPSAPSSRSGPRQIRHLRYPKCFVRSLECRPIIA